The segment GATCGAATGTCCCTGGTGCGGCCCGCGGGCCGAGTCCGAATTCACCTGCGGTGGGGAGGCCGATATCGCCCGCCCTCTCGCGCCCGAGACGCTCTCGGACCGCGAATGGGGCGATTACCTCTTCATGCGCAAGAACCCGCGCGGCGTGCATAGCGAGCAATGGCTGCATACGCAAGGGTGCCGGCGCTGGTTCAAGGCCACGCGCGACACGGTGACCTACGCCTTTCACGGCTATGACACGTTCGGAGCCCCGCATGCCGAGACGCATGCCGAGACGCATGCCGATCAACGCACTTCAGAGGGCAAGCAATCATGACGAATCAGCCGGATCGGCTTGGCACGGGCGGTCGCGTCAATCGCGCCATTCCGCTCACGTTCACGTTCAACGGCCGCACCTACCAGGGCTACGAGGGCGACACGCTCGCTTCGGCCCTGCTCGCCAACGGTGTGCGGTTTGTCGCGCGCAGCTGGAAGTATCACCGGCCACGCGGCATCGTCGCGGCCGGCGTGGAAGAGCCGAACTTCGTGGTGCAGCTCGAGCGTGGCGCGTATACGGTGCCCAACGCGCGCGCGACCGAAGTCGAGCTCTATCAGGGCCTCGTCGCGACGAGCGTCAACGCCGAGCCTTCCCTCGAAAACGACCGCCTGGCCGTCAATCAGAAGATCGCGCGGTTCATTCCCGCTGGCTTTTACTACAAGACGTTCATGTGGCCGCGCAGGTGGTGGCCGAAGTACGAGGAAAAGATCCGTGAGGCGGCGGGCCTTGGCAAAGCGCCGGACACGCGCGATGCCGATCGCTACGACAAGTGCTTCGCGCATTGCGACGTGCTCGTCGTCGGCGGCGGGCCGGCCGGGCTGGCGGCCGCGCATGCCGCGGGGCTCTCGGGCGCGCGCGTGATCCTCGTCGACGATCAGCGCGAACTGGGCGGCAGCCTGCTGTCGTGCCGCGCACAGATCGACGGCAAGCCCGCCGTGCAATGGGTCGAGAAGATCGAGGCCGCGCTCGCGCAGATGCCGGAGGTCAAAGTGCTCACCCGCAGCACCGCATTCGGCTACCAGGATCACAACCTCGTCACGGTCATGCAGCGCCTGACCGATCATCTGCCCGTGTCGATGCGCAAGGGCACGCGCGAGCTGCTGTGGAAGATCCGGGCCAAGCGGGTCGTGCTGGCCACCGGCGCTCACGAGCGCCCGCTCGTCTTCGGCAACAACGATCTGCCCGGCATCATGCTCGCTTCGGCCGTGTCCACTTACATTCACCGCTATGGCGTGCTGCCGGGGCGCGAGGCCGTGGTCTTCACGAACAACGACGACGGCTATCAGTGCGCGCTCGATCTGAAAGCGAGCGGCGCGAAGGTCACCGTCGTCGACCCGCGGGCCGAGACGAACGGCTCGCTGCCCGCCGTGGCGCGGCGCCACGGCGTAACCGTGCTCAACCGTGCGGTGGTCATGACGGCGCACGGAAAGCGCCGGGTCGAATCGGTCGAAGTGCGCGCGTATGCGGGCGGCCGGATCGGCGAGAAGCAGGCCACGCTGCGCTGCGACGTGGTGGCGATGTCGGGTGGATGGAGTCCCGTTTTGCACTTGTTCGCGCAGTCGGGCGGCAGGGCGCATTGGAACGACGAGAAAGCCTGCTTCGTGCCCGGCAAGGCGGTACAGGCGGAGGTGAGCGTGGGCGCGGCGGCCGGCGAGTTCGATCTTGCGCGCGGGTTGCGGCTTGCGCTCGATGCCGGCGCCGAGGCTGTGCGCGCGCTCGGCTTCAAGCCGCAGCGGCCGGCCACGCCGCAAGTCGCCGAGATCAAGGAAGCGCCGCTCTTGCCGCTATGGCTCGTCGGCAGTCATGCCGAGGCATCGCGCGGGCCCAAGCAGTTCGTCGATTTCCAGAACGACGTGTCGGCCGCCGACATCCTGCTTGCCGCGCGCGAGGGCTTCGAATCCGTCGAGCACGTGAAGCGCTATACGGCGATGGGCTTCGGCACCGACCAGGGCAAGCTCGGCAACATCAACGGCATGGCGATTCTCGCCGGTGCGCTCGGCAAGACGATTCCCGAGACGGGCACGACCACATTCCGTCCGAACTACACGCCCGTGACGTTCGGGGCGGTGGCCGGGCGCGAGATCGGCGATTTCATCGACCCGATCCGCAAGACCTGCATTCACGAGTGGCACGTCGAAAACGGTGCGATGTTCGAGGACGTCGGCAACTGGAAGCGGCCCTGGTATTACCCCAAGGGCGGCGAAGACCTGCATGCGGCGGTGAAGCGCGAATGCCTGGCGGTGCGTAACGGTGTGGGGATGCTCGATGCGTCGACGCTCGGCAAGATCGACATTCAAGGTCCCGATGCGGCCAAGCTGCTGAACTGGGTCTACACGAACCCGTGGTCGAAGCTCGAGGTCGGCAAATGCCGCTACGGGCTCATGCTCGACGAAAACGGCATGGTGTTCGACGATGGCGTGACCGTACGCCTCGGCGAGCAGCACTACGTGATGACCACGACGACGGGCGGCGCGGCACGCGTGCTGACGTGGCTCGAGCGCTGGCTGCAGACCGAGTGGCCCGACATGAAGGTGCGCCTCACGTCGGTGACCGACCACTGGGCCACCTTCGCCGTGGTCGGGCCGATGAGCCGCAAGGTCCTGCAGAAAGTGTGCCGCGATATCGACTTCGGCAACGACGCGTTCCCGTTCATGACGTACCGCGAAGGCACGGTGGCCGATGTCGCCGCGCGCGTGATGCGCATCAGCTTCTCGGGCGAACTGGCCTATGAAGTGAACGTGCCGGCCAATGCGGGCCGGGCCGTGTGGGAAGCGTTGATGGCGGCGGGAGAGCCGTTCGGCATTACGCCGTACGGCACGGAGACGATGCACGTCTTGCGCGCGGAGAAGGGCTACATCATCGTCGGCCAGGATACCGACGGTTCGGTGACGCCATTCGATCTCGGCATGGGCGGGCTCGTCGCCAAGTCGAAGGATTGCCTCGGCAAGCGCTCGCTGTCGCGCGAAGACACCGCCAGGGAAGGTCGCAAGCAGTTGGTGGGACTGTTGACCGACGATCCGGCGTTCGTTTTGCCGGAAGGCGCGCAGATTGTCGAACGCGGTACCCGAACCCCAGCGGCGGGACAAGTCGCGGCTACACCGGTGCCGATGCTTGGCCATGTCACGTCGAGCTACTTCAGCCCGATACTCGATCGGTCGATCGCCATGGCGGTCGTGAAGGGCGGGCTGGGCAAAATGGGGCAGAAGGTGTCGATCGATGTCGACGGCAGAACCGTCGATGCCACGATCGCAAGCCCTGTCTTCTACGATGTCGAAGGAGCGCGTCAGCATGTGGAATGAGAACCGAAACGATCCGCTCGCGGCGGGCACGAGTGTGAAGTTGGAGTCGCCGCTCGTCGGCGCGCAGGACTTGCTGAAGGTCAACGCCGCATTGCAGTCGAAAGCGTTTCGTCTATACGAGCGCCCTTTTCTCGAACTCGTCAACTTGCGCGGCGACCCCCGCGACGAGGCGTTCATGGCAGCGGTGCAGGCGGCGCTCGGTACGCGTGTGCCGGTGGCGCCGAATACGGTCGCCCGGGGTACCGAATGCGACGTGCTGTGGCTTGGGCCCGACGAGTGGCTCGTGCGCTCGAGCGAGGCGCGTGCGACGCAGCTCGAGGCGAAGCTCGCCGCCGCGGTCGCGGGCATGTTCGCCTGCGCGGTGGACGTCGGCAGCGGCTACACAGTGCTCGAGGCAAGCGGCGACAAGGTGCGCGACGTCCTCGCGCGCGGCTGCCCGCTGGATCTGCATCCGGCCGTGTTGCCGCTCGGGCGATGCGTGCAGAGCCATTACTTCAAAGCCTCGATCGTGCTGATGCCGACCGCCGACAATACGTTCGAGATCGTGGTGCGGCGCAGCTTCGCCGATTATTTCTGCCGCATCATGCTCGACGCCGCGGCGCCGCTCGCCGATTGATCGCGGCGTCGCGCGGGCCCACGAACGCCAATCAGGCAAGCAATATCCACCGCAGGACATCGGGTCGCGATACGCGGCCCGATGTCCTTTTGCATGACCATTCGATCCGACGGCGGAATCGACGAGAGTTCGTTCGAAAGGACCTCTCGGCATGCGCCAGGGTGGTACGAGCCCGTCCGCCTCTTCACCGAAGTTCCTCGATTGGTTGACGTTCACGCATGCGGCGCCTCGTCGTCCATGAAGGCATCGACGGTGACGCGTATTCGAAACCCGTGCCGCGTTTGCCGAATTCGATGATTCCCGCAACCCTGGATTCGAGGAGAACGTGCGATGCCGTGGGATATGAATAAATGCCAGTGGGGCGTGCCGCCGGGCTTCACCAACGCCGATGCAGCCCTTGCAGTGACGAATGCGGACTTTTCGAACGCTGTATTCGTCCAAACGTCCGGGACCGGAGTCACAAAAAAGGCGTACACCTACTATGAGGTGAACGGGTTTCGAATCTGCGTTGTCGGCGACGTTCATAAGAACGATGTTTCCGGCCAGTGGAATATTGCCGGCAACAGCTTCATTCCGGGCTGGACAGGCTGGAGCTTGCAGACCCCGGCCGCGCAGGTTGCCGTGATCGGGCCGTTGCAGGACGGAGGGGCGTTTCCCGATGACGATCGATATCCACACCCGGTGATTTAGGCACGCAGGGAACGCAGCGGGCCGATCGTCCGCGCCGCTTCGGCCGTGGCTCGGCCGGCTGGCGGGCCTCATTCGAGGGGCGCGCGCCAGTGCGAGCGGCCACTCCGCTGCACGTATTCGCCATGACGATTATGCTTTGGGCTGCGGCTTTTCAGGGCCGCCGATACCCGGAGGAATCGTCATGGAATATCGCAAGCTCGGCCGCACCGGCCTTTCGGTTTCGCGCCTGTGCCTCGGCACGATGACGTTCGGCTTCCAGACCGACGAGGAAACGGCGGGCCGCATCATGGCCACCGCCGCCGACGTCGGTGTGACGTTCTTCGATACGGCCGACGTCTATCCGCTCGGCGGCGGCGACGAACGCGCGGGCGAAACGGAGAGAATCGTCGGACGCTGGCTGAAGGGGCAGCGCCAGCGTTTTGTGCTCGCGACAAAAGCGGTCGGCAAGATGGGGCCTTCGCCGTGGGACCAGGGGGCCTCGCGCAAGCATCTGCTCGACGCGATCGACGCGTCGCTCGCCCGGCTCGGGACCGATTACGTCGATCTTTATCAACTGCATTCGGATGACCGCGAGACGCCCCTCGACGAAACGCTCGAGGCGCTCGACATGATCGTGCGCTCGGGGCGGGCGCGCTATATCGGCGTCTCCAATTTTCTCGCCTATCGGCTGGCGCGCGCGCTGGGCCGCGCCGACACGCTGCGGCTCGCGCGCTTCGTCTCCGTACAGCCGCGCTACAACCTGCTGTTCCGGCAGATCGAGCGCGAACTGCTGCCGCTCGCCGAGGAAGAGGGGCTCGGCGTAATTCCCTACAACCCGCTGGCGGGCGGGTTGCTCACCGGCAAGCACAGCGCCGGTGACGCGCCGCCCGCAGGCCGTTTTACGCTGGGAACGGCGGGTAAGCTTTATCAGGACCGCTACTGGCACGAGCGCGAGTTCGAGACGGTCGGCGCGTTTTGCAGGCTGGCCGACGAAGCCCGTATCGCGCGCGTGACGGCTGCGGTCGGGTGGGTGCTCGCCCATCCGGCGATTACCTCGGCCATCGTCGGCGCGAGCCGGCCCGAGCAGTTGGCGGATTCGCTCGCAGCGGTCGACAAGCCGCTCGCCCCGTCATTGAAGACGGCGCTCGACGAACTTTCGCAGCAGTACCGGTTCGGCGACGCGGCGCGTTGATTCGAATCGGCGCCAGGCGCGCGGCCTTCACCGCGGAGGCGTCGGACTCCGTCGGTGAATGCCTTACTCCGCGGTCACGTACTGACGCCGCGGCGCCATGGTCACGGGGGGCACGCCCACGACGGCGGCCCGCATGCGCCGTGCCTCGTCCACCGGGGGCACGCCGAAGAGCCGCTTGAACTCGCGGCTGAACTGCGAGGCGCTTTCGTAGCCCACATGCGCCGCCGCGGCACTGACATTGAGGCCATCCTGCGCCATGAGCAGCCGTGCGTGGTGAAGGCGCGTCGTTTTGACGTACTGCATCGGCGAGGTAGCCGTCACGGCCTTGAACTGCGCATGGAAAACAGCGAGGCTCATACCGGCCTCGCGCGCAAGCGTTTCCACGTCGAGGTTGTTGTGGTAATCCGAGTGAATGCGTCGCAATGCCTTCGCGATCCGACCGAAATGATGCTGATGGGTGAGCGCGTGCCGGATCACGTCGCCCTGCGAGCCCGTCAGCACGCGATAGCAGATCTCCCGCAATATCGCGGGCCCGAGAATCCGCCCATCGGCGGGGGAGCCCAGCGCTTCGAGCAGCCTCAGCACCGCATCGCCGAGCGGCCGATCGACAGGCGTTGCATAGAACGCTTGCGGCTCCCCGGATATAGGCCCGCGCGTGTCGTTCAGGGCGATCAACAACTCGGCCACGACCGTCAAATCGATGCCGATCGAAATGGCGAGTAGCGGCTCTTCCGGGCTGGCCTGCGTTTCGCATTCGAACGGCAGCGGCACGGCCATGACCAGGTAGTGCTGGGCATCGTAGACGAAGCTTTGCTCGCCGATGAACCCGCGCTTGCTGCCTTGGCAGACGATGACGATGCTTGGTTCGTACATGACGGGCATGCGCGGGCGGAATTCGTTCACGCGCATGAACTTCACGCCTTCGAGATCCGAGCGCGTGATGCCCTCGGCTGGGGCGAGCTGCCCCAGCAGCTCGATGACGCGGGCTTGGGCGGCGTCGGGAAGCGCCGTTTGCGAGGAGAAATCGTGCATGATTGCGGGGCTGAGTATCCGGAGGATTCGGCTCGAAATCTAGCACCGTTTGCGTTTCTTTGCTGGCAACCCAGAGAAACAGGCAAGTCTTAAATAGCTTCAGGTATTCCGCAACTGCCGTGCGCTTGCATAGCATAGGCCCTTTCTCGCGAACGCATTCGCGAGCTGTTTTCCGTTGTTTTCGTAGGAGAGCACATGTACAAGACCCATGCCTATGCCGCCCGCGATGCGCAATCCCCGCTCGCCCCGTTCGAGCTGGAACGCCGCAGCCTGCGCGAGCACGACGTGTATATCGAAGTGATGTTCTGCGGCGTTTGCCATTCCGACTTGCATCAGGCACGCGACGAATGGCGCAACACGATCTATCCCGTCGTGCCGGGGCATGAAATCGTCGGCCGGGTGAAGGAGGTCGGGCCGGCCGTTACGCGCTACAAGGCCGGCGACCTGGTTGGCGTGGGCTGCCTCGTCGATTCCTGCCGCACGTGTGCGAGCTGCCAGGAAGGCCTCGAGCAGTACTGCGAAAACGGTTTTGTCGGCACCTACAACGGCACCGACCGCGTCACGGGCGAGACCACCTATGGCGGGTACTCCACGAACCTCGTCGTGGACGAAGCGTTTGTGCTGCGCGTGCCGGACAATCTCGACCCGGCCGCCGTTGCGCCGCTGCTGTGCGCCGGCATCACCACCTACTCGCCGCTGCGCACCTGGGGTGCCGGTCCGGGCAAGAAAGTGGGCGTGATCGGCCTGGGCGGCCTCGGGCATATGGGTGTCAAGCTCGCGCGCGCGATGGGCGCACACGTGGTGCTTTTCACGACGTCGCCCTCGAAGATCGAAGACGCGAAGCGCCTTGGCGCACACGAGGTGGTAATTTCGAAGCACCCGGAGGACATGCAACGGCATGTCAACAGCTTCGATTTCCTGCTCAATACGGTGGCCGCGCAGCACGACCTCAATCCGTTCATCCAATTGCTCAAGCGCGACGGCACCATGACGCTCGTGGGCGCGCCCGAGCACGATCACCCTTCGCCGCAGGTGTTCGGGCTCATCATGAAGCGTCGACGGCTGGCGGGGTCGCTGATCGGCGGCATTGCCGAAACGCAGGAAATGCTCGATTTCTGTGGGCAGCACGGCATTACGTCCGATGTCGAGCTGATTCCGATGCAAAAGATCAACGACGCTTACGGGCGGATGTTGAAGAGCGACGTGAAGTACCGCTTCGTGATCGACATCGATTCGCTGCGGCAATAACCCGGAGCCCGCTGGCAGGGCGGCGATCGGGCGGCGGGCGCGTCGGGGTGGGGCGCGCACCGCCGGCAAGCCGCCGCCTCAAAGAATGACCGGCGCGCCGGGCGGCTCCGCCCGTGTCGAATCCTGCAGTGGAAAATGCCGCTCCAGCAGTGCCGTAATCTGCTCGACGCCGGTTATGGCGCCGTGCTCGTATTCGTTGCGCCGGAAGTGGGCCTCCATGTCCTGGCAGATTCGCTCCCATTCGTCGGGCGCTACTCTCGCCGAGATACCCCGGTCGGCCACGATCTCGACGTCGCGATCGGCGAGCAGCAAGTAAACGAGCACGCCGTTGTTCTGCTCGGTGTCCCAGACCCGGAGCTCCGAGAATACGTCGATTGCGCGTTCTCTGGCACTGACGTGCCTGAGCAGCGCGGCCCCGTGCAGGGCGCCTTCTACGGCGAAGTGCAGGCGCGCTACATGGCCGGTGTGACTGTCGCGCACCGCTTGATCGATGGCACGCAGCACGCGCGGCCCAAATGCCAGGCCAACGCGCCAGCGGGTCATGCACAGGTGCCTGAGGATGCGGGCGAGGTCCATGGCTACCACCTTCCCGACGCGCCGCCGCCACCGAATCCGCCGCCTCCGCCGCGGAAGATGTCGTGTCCCGAACGATTGCCGGCTCCGCCCGATCGTCCGCCGAGATAGCGGCCGCCGGCATAAGCGCCGAGTCCTCCGCCCACGAGCGTGAAGAACAGGGCGACGAGGCCTGCTCCAACGGCTATGAGCAACGCGCCCGAGAACAGCCACGCGATCAGGCCGACGAGGCCGCCCGTTGCCAGCGCGCCTGGAAAACGGCCCAGCAGCGCACGCAGGAACCCGCCGGCCGCGATTGCCACAACGAAGAGCACCGGCAGCAGCCGGCCGAATCCTTCGCCTTGCGTCATACGGCGCGCGGGCGGCGCAAGCGGCTCGCCGTCGATCACCCGCATCATGCTGTCGAGCCCGGCATCGATCCCGCCGTAGAAGTCGCCGTCGCGAAAGCGCGGAACGATGACCTCGTCGACGATGCGGTGGCTCGTGGCATCGGTCAATGCACCTTCGAGGCCGTAGCCGACCTCGATGCGCAACGTGCGATCGTTTTTGGCGACGATGAGCAAGGCGCCGTCGTCGACACGTTCACGGCCGATTTTCCATGCCTCGGCC is part of the Trinickia caryophylli genome and harbors:
- a CDS encoding sarcosine oxidase subunit delta codes for the protein MLLIECPWCGPRAESEFTCGGEADIARPLAPETLSDREWGDYLFMRKNPRGVHSEQWLHTQGCRRWFKATRDTVTYAFHGYDTFGAPHAETHAETHADQRTSEGKQS
- a CDS encoding sarcosine oxidase subunit alpha family protein; its protein translation is MTNQPDRLGTGGRVNRAIPLTFTFNGRTYQGYEGDTLASALLANGVRFVARSWKYHRPRGIVAAGVEEPNFVVQLERGAYTVPNARATEVELYQGLVATSVNAEPSLENDRLAVNQKIARFIPAGFYYKTFMWPRRWWPKYEEKIREAAGLGKAPDTRDADRYDKCFAHCDVLVVGGGPAGLAAAHAAGLSGARVILVDDQRELGGSLLSCRAQIDGKPAVQWVEKIEAALAQMPEVKVLTRSTAFGYQDHNLVTVMQRLTDHLPVSMRKGTRELLWKIRAKRVVLATGAHERPLVFGNNDLPGIMLASAVSTYIHRYGVLPGREAVVFTNNDDGYQCALDLKASGAKVTVVDPRAETNGSLPAVARRHGVTVLNRAVVMTAHGKRRVESVEVRAYAGGRIGEKQATLRCDVVAMSGGWSPVLHLFAQSGGRAHWNDEKACFVPGKAVQAEVSVGAAAGEFDLARGLRLALDAGAEAVRALGFKPQRPATPQVAEIKEAPLLPLWLVGSHAEASRGPKQFVDFQNDVSAADILLAAREGFESVEHVKRYTAMGFGTDQGKLGNINGMAILAGALGKTIPETGTTTFRPNYTPVTFGAVAGREIGDFIDPIRKTCIHEWHVENGAMFEDVGNWKRPWYYPKGGEDLHAAVKRECLAVRNGVGMLDASTLGKIDIQGPDAAKLLNWVYTNPWSKLEVGKCRYGLMLDENGMVFDDGVTVRLGEQHYVMTTTTGGAARVLTWLERWLQTEWPDMKVRLTSVTDHWATFAVVGPMSRKVLQKVCRDIDFGNDAFPFMTYREGTVADVAARVMRISFSGELAYEVNVPANAGRAVWEALMAAGEPFGITPYGTETMHVLRAEKGYIIVGQDTDGSVTPFDLGMGGLVAKSKDCLGKRSLSREDTAREGRKQLVGLLTDDPAFVLPEGAQIVERGTRTPAAGQVAATPVPMLGHVTSSYFSPILDRSIAMAVVKGGLGKMGQKVSIDVDGRTVDATIASPVFYDVEGARQHVE
- a CDS encoding sarcosine oxidase subunit gamma, translating into MWNENRNDPLAAGTSVKLESPLVGAQDLLKVNAALQSKAFRLYERPFLELVNLRGDPRDEAFMAAVQAALGTRVPVAPNTVARGTECDVLWLGPDEWLVRSSEARATQLEAKLAAAVAGMFACAVDVGSGYTVLEASGDKVRDVLARGCPLDLHPAVLPLGRCVQSHYFKASIVLMPTADNTFEIVVRRSFADYFCRIMLDAAAPLAD
- a CDS encoding aldo/keto reductase, whose protein sequence is MEYRKLGRTGLSVSRLCLGTMTFGFQTDEETAGRIMATAADVGVTFFDTADVYPLGGGDERAGETERIVGRWLKGQRQRFVLATKAVGKMGPSPWDQGASRKHLLDAIDASLARLGTDYVDLYQLHSDDRETPLDETLEALDMIVRSGRARYIGVSNFLAYRLARALGRADTLRLARFVSVQPRYNLLFRQIERELLPLAEEEGLGVIPYNPLAGGLLTGKHSAGDAPPAGRFTLGTAGKLYQDRYWHEREFETVGAFCRLADEARIARVTAAVGWVLAHPAITSAIVGASRPEQLADSLAAVDKPLAPSLKTALDELSQQYRFGDAAR
- a CDS encoding AraC family transcriptional regulator, with the translated sequence MHDFSSQTALPDAAQARVIELLGQLAPAEGITRSDLEGVKFMRVNEFRPRMPVMYEPSIVIVCQGSKRGFIGEQSFVYDAQHYLVMAVPLPFECETQASPEEPLLAISIGIDLTVVAELLIALNDTRGPISGEPQAFYATPVDRPLGDAVLRLLEALGSPADGRILGPAILREICYRVLTGSQGDVIRHALTHQHHFGRIAKALRRIHSDYHNNLDVETLAREAGMSLAVFHAQFKAVTATSPMQYVKTTRLHHARLLMAQDGLNVSAAAAHVGYESASQFSREFKRLFGVPPVDEARRMRAAVVGVPPVTMAPRRQYVTAE
- a CDS encoding NAD(P)-dependent alcohol dehydrogenase; the encoded protein is MYKTHAYAARDAQSPLAPFELERRSLREHDVYIEVMFCGVCHSDLHQARDEWRNTIYPVVPGHEIVGRVKEVGPAVTRYKAGDLVGVGCLVDSCRTCASCQEGLEQYCENGFVGTYNGTDRVTGETTYGGYSTNLVVDEAFVLRVPDNLDPAAVAPLLCAGITTYSPLRTWGAGPGKKVGVIGLGGLGHMGVKLARAMGAHVVLFTTSPSKIEDAKRLGAHEVVISKHPEDMQRHVNSFDFLLNTVAAQHDLNPFIQLLKRDGTMTLVGAPEHDHPSPQVFGLIMKRRRLAGSLIGGIAETQEMLDFCGQHGITSDVELIPMQKINDAYGRMLKSDVKYRFVIDIDSLRQ
- a CDS encoding TPM domain-containing protein, which translates into the protein MDLARILRHLCMTRWRVGLAFGPRVLRAIDQAVRDSHTGHVARLHFAVEGALHGAALLRHVSARERAIDVFSELRVWDTEQNNGVLVYLLLADRDVEIVADRGISARVAPDEWERICQDMEAHFRRNEYEHGAITGVEQITALLERHFPLQDSTRAEPPGAPVIL
- a CDS encoding TPM domain-containing protein, producing the protein MAGLSGGPPQHAFAADAPVPALTRRVTDTTATLTAAQRDALEAKLAAFEARKGSQIAVLLVPSTEPETIEQYGIRVAEAWKIGRERVDDGALLIVAKNDRTLRIEVGYGLEGALTDATSHRIVDEVIVPRFRDGDFYGGIDAGLDSMMRVIDGEPLAPPARRMTQGEGFGRLLPVLFVVAIAAGGFLRALLGRFPGALATGGLVGLIAWLFSGALLIAVGAGLVALFFTLVGGGLGAYAGGRYLGGRSGGAGNRSGHDIFRGGGGGFGGGGASGRW